In Flavobacterium luteolum, the DNA window GATAGATTAATGCAATGAATAAAAGTCCGAAAAAAATCAGCAAAAGTCCTCGAAAAAGTCTACTCAGAAAAGATCTTCCTACTGGTTTTCTTGAATATGTTTTACGATAAGTCGTTTTTCTTGCCATTAAACAGAATTACTTTTTCAAAAAAAGATTATTGATGATAGACAGTAATACATAAAAAGCAATAATCAGTGGAATCGCTATATATTGAAGGAAAACAATCATTAATACAGAAATAATCAAAAATACAATTTGAAGTGCATTTTCTTTCAAACTGAATTTTTTAATTTTTAAAGCAAACAACGGAATTTCAGCATTTAAAATATAAGCACTGCATAATGTGATCATTAACAAAACCCATTGATTGGTTAAGATTTCTAAAACCATCAAAGAATCTGAAAATGAAATAACTAAAGGAAGACTTAAAATAAACAAAGCGTTCGCAGGTGTTGGCAGCCCGATGAAAGAATCAGTCTGACGAGTATCGATATTAAAATTAGCCAAACGATAGCAAGATCCTAAAGTGATAATAAATCCTAAAAACGGAATTGCTGGATGTGTTCCAAATTCGTGAGCGCTATTAGTAAACATGCTATACATAACATATCCTGGAGTTACACCGCTCGTAACCATATCTGCAAGAGAATCCAACTGTAAGCCAAGCGGACTTGACACTTTAAATAATCTGGCAAAAAAGCCATCAAAGAAATCAAAAAAGATTCCCAAACAAACCATATAAAAAGCCATTAAATAATTGTTCTGAGAAACATAAACTATTGCGACACAGCCGCAGAAAAGATTTATTAATGTAATTAGATTTGGAATATGCTTTTTAATGTTCATAGCTTTAATTTTTGATAATCGCAGAGAACAAATTTAGCATAAT includes these proteins:
- a CDS encoding CDP-alcohol phosphatidyltransferase family protein, giving the protein MNIKKHIPNLITLINLFCGCVAIVYVSQNNYLMAFYMVCLGIFFDFFDGFFARLFKVSSPLGLQLDSLADMVTSGVTPGYVMYSMFTNSAHEFGTHPAIPFLGFIITLGSCYRLANFNIDTRQTDSFIGLPTPANALFILSLPLVISFSDSLMVLEILTNQWVLLMITLCSAYILNAEIPLFALKIKKFSLKENALQIVFLIISVLMIVFLQYIAIPLIIAFYVLLSIINNLFLKK